Proteins encoded within one genomic window of Microbacterium sp. LKL04:
- a CDS encoding MFS transporter, translating to MPTVVPPEVHRARLAVSALFLTNGALFANIVPRLPEIKETLGVDTAVYGLLLAAWPLGSFILGLLAAPLMRRFGSAPVAAVGTVLIAIALLSAGFAPTAILFAIPMFLGGALDAIVDVGQNTHGLEVQRRFGRSIINSLHAIWSVGAVLGGAMAAGAIALGVPVPVHLAIAGVLFSASALIAWRFCLPRTGERSLDDTAGAAPVVPAVRPGIRTVALLAALVVIAIAGAMVEDLGSSWSTLYLSDSLGAIGAIAATGYIALIGAQFVGRILGDRFTDRFGAVAVARAGGILIALGLGLALAFPTIPGTIIGLAAAGFGSATIVPAAMHAADEMPGLRSGSGLTFVAWLMRLGFLFAPPAVGLLAEQTDLRTALIVYPIAGAFILLLAFTLRPRRVAHEGAAA from the coding sequence ATGCCCACCGTCGTCCCGCCCGAGGTCCACCGCGCTCGCCTCGCGGTCTCCGCCCTGTTCCTCACGAACGGCGCCCTCTTCGCGAACATCGTCCCTCGGCTGCCGGAGATCAAAGAGACGCTCGGCGTCGACACCGCCGTCTACGGTCTGCTGCTCGCGGCGTGGCCGCTCGGCTCGTTCATCCTCGGGCTCCTCGCGGCGCCCCTGATGCGCCGGTTCGGCTCCGCCCCCGTCGCCGCCGTCGGCACCGTCCTCATCGCGATCGCCCTGCTGTCTGCGGGCTTCGCGCCCACCGCGATCCTGTTCGCGATCCCGATGTTCCTCGGCGGCGCGCTCGACGCCATCGTCGACGTCGGACAGAACACCCATGGCCTCGAGGTGCAGCGCAGATTCGGCCGCTCCATCATCAACTCCCTCCACGCGATCTGGTCCGTCGGCGCCGTCCTCGGCGGCGCGATGGCGGCCGGCGCCATCGCGCTGGGCGTCCCCGTGCCCGTGCACCTCGCGATCGCCGGCGTGCTGTTCTCGGCATCCGCCCTCATCGCGTGGCGATTCTGCCTGCCGCGCACCGGCGAGCGGTCGCTCGACGACACCGCCGGCGCGGCGCCCGTCGTCCCCGCGGTGCGACCCGGCATCCGCACGGTCGCGCTGCTCGCGGCGCTCGTCGTCATCGCGATCGCAGGCGCCATGGTCGAGGACCTCGGCAGCTCGTGGTCGACGCTGTACCTCTCGGACTCCCTCGGCGCGATCGGTGCGATCGCCGCGACGGGCTACATCGCCCTCATCGGCGCGCAGTTCGTCGGACGGATCCTCGGCGATCGCTTCACCGACCGCTTCGGCGCTGTGGCCGTCGCGCGGGCAGGCGGCATCCTGATCGCGCTCGGCCTCGGTCTCGCGCTCGCCTTCCCGACCATCCCCGGCACGATCATCGGGCTCGCGGCCGCCGGCTTCGGGTCGGCGACGATCGTGCCCGCGGCGATGCACGCCGCGGACGAGATGCCGGGCCTGCGTTCAGGGTCGGGACTCACGTTCGTCGCCTGGCTCATGCGCCTCGGCTTCCTCTTCGCGCCGCCCGCCGTCGGCCTGCTCGCCGAGCAGACCGACCTGCGGACCGCGCTGATCGTCTACCCGATCGCGGGCGCGTTCATCCTGCTGCTCGCGTTCACCCTGCGCCCGCGCCGCGTGGCGCACGAGGGTGCAGCAGCCTGA
- a CDS encoding HNH endonuclease has translation MRTLVLNAGYEPLAVISFKRALVLVMTEKATIIERVEEDPVWGTRDVYDRPAVIVLTRYVRIPASRRVPVTRRGVLRRDGNRCAYCGKGATTIDHVLPRSRGGADSWENLVAACLRCNNLKGDRTPQEMHWELRWMPQPPRGAGWRVRGAERADPAWEPYLALAA, from the coding sequence ATGCGCACTCTGGTGCTGAATGCAGGCTACGAACCCCTGGCCGTCATCTCCTTCAAGCGAGCCCTGGTGCTCGTCATGACGGAGAAGGCGACCATCATCGAGCGTGTCGAGGAAGACCCCGTCTGGGGCACTCGCGACGTGTACGACCGGCCGGCAGTCATCGTGCTGACCCGGTACGTGCGGATCCCCGCGTCGCGCCGGGTCCCGGTCACCCGCCGGGGGGTGCTCCGCCGCGACGGGAATCGGTGCGCGTACTGCGGCAAGGGTGCGACGACGATCGATCACGTGCTTCCGCGGTCGCGCGGAGGCGCTGATTCGTGGGAGAACCTCGTCGCCGCGTGCCTGCGCTGCAACAACCTGAAGGGTGACCGCACGCCGCAGGAGATGCACTGGGAGCTGCGATGGATGCCGCAACCGCCCCGCGGCGCCGGCTGGCGTGTGCGCGGCGCTGAGCGCGCGGACCCCGCATGGGAGCCGTACCTGGCGCTCGCGGCGTAG
- a CDS encoding M23 family metallopeptidase, whose translation MTVAAVAGMVATVAIPAFAAADRGDVAEAQTLQQASADDAQSLVVASEGSPETLERGGYSATTPEEIQKAKAKEAAEKAAKAALAARLASASSSSSSSNASTSSSFSNSVPLVSPGSGTVRRPLARFDNFGTPYAGHKGTDYMVGRGEPIYSVADGTVVASSESGPGWGVYVKIAHNIGGVRVTSLYAHMDWGTRRVQVGDTVSAGQLIGQVGDTGRAFGTHLHLEIRINNGYTNAESWLQANAG comes from the coding sequence GTGACCGTCGCCGCCGTTGCCGGCATGGTCGCCACCGTGGCCATCCCCGCCTTCGCTGCGGCCGACCGCGGCGACGTCGCCGAGGCTCAGACCCTGCAGCAGGCCTCCGCGGACGACGCGCAGTCGCTCGTCGTCGCCTCGGAGGGGAGCCCCGAGACCCTCGAGCGCGGCGGTTACTCCGCCACGACGCCCGAGGAGATCCAGAAGGCCAAGGCGAAGGAAGCCGCTGAGAAGGCGGCGAAAGCCGCTCTCGCAGCCCGCCTCGCGTCTGCCTCCTCGTCCTCCTCGTCCTCGAATGCGTCGACGTCCTCGAGCTTCTCGAACTCCGTGCCGCTCGTCTCGCCCGGCTCGGGCACGGTCCGCCGTCCGCTCGCGCGCTTCGACAACTTCGGCACCCCGTACGCCGGCCACAAGGGAACCGACTACATGGTCGGCCGCGGTGAGCCGATCTACTCCGTCGCGGACGGCACCGTCGTCGCCTCGTCCGAATCCGGACCGGGCTGGGGCGTGTACGTAAAGATCGCCCACAACATCGGCGGCGTGCGGGTCACCTCGCTGTATGCGCACATGGACTGGGGCACGCGCCGCGTCCAGGTGGGCGACACGGTCTCCGCCGGCCAGCTGATCGGCCAGGTCGGCGACACCGGACGCGCGTTCGGCACCCACCTCCACCTGGAGATCCGCATCAACAACGGATACACCAACGCGGAGTCGTGGCTGCAGGCCAACGCCGGCTGA
- a CDS encoding metal-dependent transcriptional regulator, with the protein MTDLIDTTEMYLRTILELEEEGITPLRARISERLGHSGPTVSQTIGRMERDGLVVVSEDRTLELTDPGRQKAVDVMRKHRLAERLLSDVIGLDWAYVHEEACRWEHVMSELVERRLIELLDHPTESPYGNPIPGLDQLGDVPANAFDNGVVGLVRRLNDAGGPVTGSIRRLAEPMQVDPELLTQLRDAGVVPGRTGSFRFNEGYVLVEMDDVDEALELPVEVASHIFVVDAREI; encoded by the coding sequence ATGACCGACCTCATCGACACCACCGAGATGTATCTGCGCACCATCCTCGAGCTCGAGGAAGAGGGCATCACGCCCCTGCGCGCCCGCATCTCGGAGCGTCTCGGGCACTCCGGGCCGACGGTGTCGCAGACCATCGGGCGCATGGAGCGCGACGGCCTCGTCGTCGTGTCGGAGGACCGCACGCTCGAGCTCACCGACCCGGGACGCCAGAAGGCGGTCGACGTCATGCGCAAGCACCGCCTCGCCGAGCGCCTGCTGTCGGATGTCATCGGCCTCGACTGGGCGTACGTGCACGAAGAGGCGTGTCGCTGGGAGCACGTCATGAGCGAGCTCGTCGAGCGTCGTCTCATCGAGCTGCTCGACCACCCGACCGAATCGCCGTACGGCAATCCGATCCCCGGGCTCGATCAGCTGGGCGATGTCCCCGCCAACGCGTTCGACAACGGAGTCGTCGGTCTCGTGCGTCGGCTCAACGACGCCGGCGGCCCCGTGACGGGCAGCATCCGTCGGCTCGCGGAGCCCATGCAGGTCGATCCGGAACTCCTCACGCAGTTGCGAGACGCCGGCGTCGTGCCGGGTCGCACCGGGTCGTTCCGGTTCAACGAGGGTTACGTCCTGGTCGAGATGGACGACGTCGACGAGGCGCTCGAGCTGCCCGTCGAGGTCGCTTCGCACATCTTCGTCGTGGACGCCCGCGAGATCTGA
- the serC gene encoding phosphoserine transaminase has protein sequence MATVTLPREFLPVDGRFGCGPSKVRAEQLEALVTQGASLFGTSHRQAPIKDLVARTRTGLAELFRLPEGYEIILGNGGSTAFWDAAAFGLIEKRAQNLVFGEFGGKFAAAAAAPWLEAPDVRRAEPGTSATPEAVEGVDVYAWAHNETSTGVATAITRVHGDAGALTVIDATSAAGGIDIDIAEADVYYFAPQKNLGSDGGLWYAAVSPAAIERIERVAASGRYIPEFLSLKNALDNSRLQQTLNTPAIATLQLLDTQLQWINGNGGLAWAGARTAESSGALYEWADAASFATPFVADPADRSPVVVTIDFDDSVDAAAVAKSLRANGIVDTEPYRKLGRNQLRVATFVSIEPDDVRQLIKAIDYTVEHLAD, from the coding sequence ATGGCGACTGTGACCCTCCCCCGCGAGTTCCTGCCCGTCGACGGACGCTTCGGATGCGGCCCGTCCAAGGTCCGTGCCGAGCAGCTCGAAGCGCTCGTCACCCAGGGGGCGTCGCTGTTCGGCACCTCCCACCGCCAGGCACCGATCAAGGACCTCGTCGCCCGCACCCGTACGGGGCTCGCCGAGCTGTTCCGCCTTCCTGAGGGATACGAGATCATCCTCGGCAACGGCGGTTCGACCGCCTTCTGGGATGCCGCGGCCTTCGGCCTCATCGAGAAGCGCGCGCAGAACCTCGTGTTCGGCGAGTTCGGCGGCAAGTTCGCCGCGGCCGCCGCCGCACCCTGGCTCGAGGCGCCCGACGTGCGCCGCGCCGAGCCCGGCACGAGCGCGACGCCCGAGGCCGTCGAGGGCGTCGACGTCTACGCCTGGGCGCACAACGAGACCTCCACGGGTGTCGCGACCGCGATCACGCGCGTCCACGGCGACGCCGGCGCCCTCACCGTGATCGACGCCACGAGCGCCGCCGGCGGCATCGACATCGACATCGCCGAGGCTGACGTCTACTACTTCGCGCCGCAGAAGAACCTCGGCTCCGACGGCGGCCTCTGGTACGCCGCGGTGTCGCCGGCCGCCATCGAGCGCATCGAGCGGGTCGCGGCATCCGGCAGGTACATCCCCGAGTTCCTGAGCCTGAAGAACGCACTCGACAACTCGCGCCTGCAGCAGACCCTCAACACGCCTGCGATCGCGACACTGCAGCTGCTCGACACGCAACTGCAGTGGATCAACGGCAACGGCGGGCTCGCGTGGGCCGGTGCCCGGACGGCGGAGTCCTCGGGCGCTCTGTACGAGTGGGCGGATGCCGCGTCCTTCGCGACCCCGTTCGTCGCCGACCCGGCCGACCGCTCCCCCGTCGTCGTCACGATCGACTTCGATGACTCGGTCGATGCCGCCGCCGTAGCCAAGAGCCTGCGCGCGAACGGCATCGTCGACACCGAGCCGTACCGCAAGCTCGGCCGCAACCAGCTGCGCGTCGCGACCTTCGTCTCGATCGAGCCCGACGACGTGCGTCAGCTCATCAAGGCCATCGACTACACGGTCGAGCACCTCGCCGACTGA
- a CDS encoding DUF3027 domain-containing protein: MPESPEDIESAEPVEAAASAAPTDAAEADDAAEVAETAEVAETAEGVETDVTGESSEPAEAESAPTDPRLFEAYDLARAALLEVTPEATVGEAAGYLIEDGGVVSLRFSNRMAGYPGWFWTVSVAVVDGSEPTVLEVELLPGDGALLAPEWLPWAERLAEYQAAQAAAEEDESDDDADDDDADDDDDADDDDDADEDDAEDLDASDFDSDGSPILHAGDVDGVDIDELDETADDDESDDEESDDDDDVDADDESDDDGESLREY; the protein is encoded by the coding sequence ATGCCTGAGTCCCCGGAGGACATCGAGTCTGCGGAGCCCGTCGAGGCCGCCGCATCTGCAGCGCCGACGGATGCCGCCGAGGCCGACGACGCCGCTGAGGTGGCCGAGACCGCCGAGGTCGCCGAAACTGCCGAGGGTGTCGAGACCGACGTCACCGGCGAATCGTCCGAGCCGGCGGAAGCGGAGTCCGCTCCGACCGACCCGCGGCTGTTCGAGGCGTACGACCTGGCGCGCGCCGCACTCCTCGAGGTGACTCCCGAGGCGACGGTCGGCGAAGCCGCCGGGTATCTCATCGAAGACGGGGGCGTCGTCTCGCTCCGCTTCTCGAACCGGATGGCGGGGTATCCGGGCTGGTTCTGGACCGTCAGCGTCGCGGTCGTCGACGGATCCGAGCCCACCGTGCTCGAAGTGGAACTCCTGCCCGGCGACGGCGCGCTGCTCGCACCCGAATGGCTGCCGTGGGCTGAACGGCTCGCCGAGTATCAGGCCGCTCAGGCGGCCGCCGAGGAGGACGAATCCGACGACGACGCGGACGACGACGACGCGGACGATGACGACGACGCGGACGATGACGACGACGCGGATGAGGACGACGCCGAGGACCTCGACGCGAGCGACTTCGACAGCGACGGATCGCCGATCCTGCATGCCGGCGACGTGGACGGCGTCGACATCGACGAGCTCGATGAGACTGCGGACGACGATGAGTCGGACGACGAAGAGTCCGACGACGATGACGACGTCGACGCGGACGATGAGTCCGACGATGACGGCGAGTCGCTGCGCGAGTACTGA
- a CDS encoding cold-shock protein, giving the protein MPTGKVRFYDEAKGFGFITGDDGQDVFLHATALPAGTTTMKPGTRLEFGVADGRRGLQALAVRVLDAPVSLSKRNRKPADDMAVIIEDLVKLLDGIGGDLRHGRYPSGAHGKKVAAVLRKVADDLDA; this is encoded by the coding sequence ATGCCCACCGGCAAGGTCAGGTTCTACGACGAGGCGAAGGGATTCGGCTTCATCACCGGCGACGACGGTCAGGACGTCTTCCTGCACGCCACCGCGCTCCCCGCCGGGACCACCACGATGAAGCCCGGCACGCGCCTGGAGTTCGGCGTCGCCGACGGCCGCCGTGGGCTGCAGGCGCTCGCCGTTCGGGTGCTCGACGCTCCCGTCAGCCTCAGCAAGCGCAACCGCAAGCCCGCCGACGACATGGCGGTCATCATCGAGGACCTCGTCAAACTGCTCGACGGCATCGGCGGGGACCTCCGCCACGGCCGGTACCCGAGCGGCGCGCACGGCAAGAAGGTCGCCGCTGTGCTCCGCAAGGTCGCTGATGACCTCGATGCCTGA
- a CDS encoding multidrug ABC transporter ATPase has translation MSTPPPAGDLPFRRIDRILAFMSLGLLVLSVVCFFAIIIASGPVGLKQEDFATGAWPVVSLIVYVAPPVAFALLLALLIMTFARRGRANKGR, from the coding sequence ATGAGCACTCCGCCCCCGGCCGGCGACCTTCCCTTTCGACGCATCGACCGCATCCTGGCGTTCATGTCCTTGGGTCTTCTGGTGCTCTCGGTCGTCTGCTTCTTCGCGATCATCATCGCCTCCGGCCCCGTCGGGCTGAAGCAGGAGGACTTCGCGACCGGCGCCTGGCCCGTGGTGAGCCTCATCGTCTACGTCGCACCGCCAGTGGCCTTCGCACTGCTGCTCGCGTTGCTGATCATGACGTTCGCGCGAAGGGGACGGGCCAACAAGGGCCGTTGA
- a CDS encoding helicase-associated domain-containing protein, whose protein sequence is MTASDARALATRLATLDPDALAALLDARHVAPHTSWTDFFDAADGLLDPAQLHRALAQVSDVEAAALRDALETGTPVDATLRDALAARALTDEDGTPYDAVAAALSSAATVDAAPAITGTDESDAASAERAFDAAASLADILHSATRTPLARIGSGALSAGDRRRLVDAGAAASPDDADILVGIAEEAGLLAGSERSWTVTDAGATWLGSRTVERWLEVAGHLRDRLPSALRSAAGGWRPLAEWPGAYPFDPAWPDRVRRLVAMLVHWAVLAPDGTPPTWAAGLADGTHADADALRTLLPHEVDKVYLQNDLTAIAPGPLEPRLDLRLRTSARRESRAQAATYRFTAETIGAAFAAGETAASLTAFLTELSLTGVPQPLAYEIERAATRHGTLRVGPDRQGYTRLSGQRDLLEAINVDQALRPLGLVADGDDLVTRTSVDTTFWMLADARYPVLAVDADGTPRSPGRHAVAESTTPETSASERYRPLIETLRASLSDDADAAWLERELEQAVRTRATIDITIRMPDGSTRDVTLEAAGLGGGRLRGRDRAADVERTLPLSSIVSVRPV, encoded by the coding sequence GTGACCGCCTCCGACGCTCGTGCCCTCGCGACCCGGCTCGCGACACTCGATCCGGATGCCCTGGCCGCTCTGCTCGATGCACGACACGTCGCTCCCCACACGTCCTGGACGGACTTCTTCGACGCCGCCGACGGACTGCTCGACCCTGCCCAGCTGCACCGCGCCCTCGCCCAGGTCTCGGACGTCGAGGCGGCCGCGCTGCGCGACGCCCTCGAGACCGGGACGCCGGTGGACGCGACGCTGCGCGACGCCCTCGCCGCACGCGCACTGACGGACGAAGACGGAACCCCCTACGACGCGGTGGCCGCAGCCCTCTCATCAGCGGCGACCGTCGACGCCGCACCGGCGATCACGGGAACGGATGAATCGGATGCCGCGAGCGCCGAGCGAGCGTTCGACGCCGCCGCCTCGCTCGCCGACATCCTCCACTCCGCCACGCGCACTCCGCTCGCGCGGATCGGCTCCGGCGCCCTCAGCGCCGGCGACCGCCGTCGCCTCGTCGATGCCGGTGCAGCCGCGAGCCCCGACGACGCCGACATCCTCGTCGGGATCGCCGAAGAGGCGGGACTCCTCGCGGGCTCGGAACGCAGCTGGACGGTCACCGACGCCGGGGCGACGTGGCTCGGCAGCCGCACGGTCGAGCGCTGGCTCGAGGTCGCCGGGCACCTGCGCGACCGGCTGCCCTCCGCCCTGCGCTCCGCCGCCGGAGGGTGGCGTCCGCTGGCGGAGTGGCCAGGGGCGTACCCCTTCGACCCTGCCTGGCCGGACCGGGTCCGGCGCCTGGTCGCGATGCTCGTGCACTGGGCCGTGCTCGCCCCCGACGGGACGCCGCCCACGTGGGCGGCGGGACTCGCAGATGGGACGCACGCCGACGCCGACGCGCTCCGCACACTGCTCCCCCACGAGGTCGACAAGGTGTACCTCCAGAACGACCTGACGGCCATCGCGCCCGGCCCGCTCGAGCCCCGCCTCGATCTGCGCCTGCGCACCTCCGCGCGCCGCGAGTCCCGAGCACAGGCGGCGACCTACCGGTTCACCGCCGAGACGATCGGCGCCGCCTTCGCCGCCGGCGAGACCGCGGCATCCCTCACCGCGTTCCTCACCGAACTGTCCCTCACCGGCGTCCCGCAGCCACTCGCCTACGAGATCGAGCGCGCCGCGACCCGCCACGGCACCCTGCGCGTCGGCCCCGACCGGCAGGGTTACACGCGGCTGTCGGGTCAACGCGACCTGCTCGAGGCGATCAACGTCGACCAGGCTCTGCGACCCCTCGGACTCGTCGCCGACGGGGACGACCTCGTGACCCGCACGAGCGTCGACACCACGTTCTGGATGCTCGCCGACGCCCGCTACCCGGTTCTCGCGGTGGATGCCGATGGCACGCCTCGCTCGCCCGGCCGCCACGCCGTCGCCGAGAGCACGACACCCGAGACCTCGGCATCCGAACGCTACCGTCCGCTGATCGAGACGCTGCGGGCCAGTCTGTCCGACGACGCGGATGCCGCCTGGCTCGAACGCGAGCTCGAGCAGGCGGTCCGCACCCGCGCGACGATCGACATCACGATCCGGATGCCCGACGGCTCCACCCGCGACGTGACCCTCGAGGCCGCCGGACTCGGCGGCGGACGCCTGCGCGGGCGCGACCGCGCGGCCGACGTCGAACGGACCCTGCCGTTGTCGAGCATCGTGAGCGTCCGGCCGGTGTAG
- a CDS encoding DNA repair helicase XPB: protein MANGPLIVQSDRTVLLEVAHPDAENARHELAIFAELERAPEHIHTYRITRLGLWNARAAGHDAEDMLATLERWAKFPVPPSVSIDIRETVGRYGRLVIERDDEGTLILRSTDKPVLAEIARNRRIQPLLIAHPTPETYVIDAWARGQIKQELLKIGWPAEDHAGFTPGTPHEIELHEDGWTLRPYQRKAVDIFSEGGSGVVVLPCGAGKTLVGAAAMADTKTTTLILVTNTVSARQWRDELLKRTSLTPEEIGEYSGQSKEVKPVTIATYQILTAKRKGEYAHLALLDALDWGLIVYDEVHLLPAPVFKLTADLQARRRLGLTATLVREDGREGDVFSLIGPKRFDAPWKEIEAQGFISPAVCYEVRIDLPASDRLEYAASADDERYRLAATAHAKIDVVRDLVAKHEGEQILVIGQYLDQIDILSEELGAPKITGSTPVDEREELFDAFRHARIPVLVVSKVANFSIDLPDASVAIQVSGSFGSRQEEAQRLGRLLRPKSNGHKASFYTLIARDTVDQDFAQNRQRFLAEQGYSYTILDADNLLAA, encoded by the coding sequence ATGGCTAACGGCCCCCTCATCGTCCAGAGCGACCGCACGGTACTGCTCGAAGTGGCTCACCCCGACGCGGAGAACGCGCGACACGAACTCGCGATCTTCGCCGAACTCGAGCGCGCGCCCGAACACATCCACACCTACCGGATCACCCGGCTCGGGCTGTGGAATGCGCGTGCCGCGGGGCATGACGCGGAGGACATGCTCGCCACCCTCGAGCGGTGGGCGAAGTTCCCGGTTCCGCCGTCCGTCTCGATCGACATCCGTGAGACCGTCGGCCGCTACGGACGCCTCGTCATCGAACGCGACGACGAGGGGACGCTGATCCTCCGCTCCACCGACAAGCCGGTGCTCGCCGAGATCGCCCGGAACCGCCGGATCCAGCCGCTGCTCATCGCGCACCCGACGCCGGAGACGTACGTCATCGACGCGTGGGCGAGAGGCCAGATCAAGCAGGAGCTGCTGAAGATCGGCTGGCCCGCCGAGGACCACGCCGGCTTCACGCCCGGCACCCCGCACGAGATCGAGCTGCACGAGGACGGCTGGACGCTGCGCCCGTATCAGCGGAAGGCCGTCGACATCTTCAGCGAGGGCGGCTCCGGCGTCGTGGTCCTCCCCTGCGGCGCGGGCAAGACGCTCGTCGGCGCAGCCGCGATGGCCGACACGAAGACGACGACCCTCATCCTCGTGACCAATACCGTCAGCGCCCGACAGTGGCGCGACGAGTTGCTCAAGCGCACCTCGCTCACTCCCGAGGAGATCGGCGAGTACTCCGGTCAGTCCAAGGAGGTCAAGCCCGTCACGATCGCGACGTACCAGATCCTCACGGCGAAGCGGAAAGGCGAGTACGCGCACCTTGCGCTCCTCGACGCGCTCGACTGGGGCCTCATCGTGTACGACGAGGTGCATCTGCTCCCCGCGCCGGTCTTCAAGCTCACGGCCGACCTGCAGGCGCGGCGTCGCCTCGGCCTCACCGCGACGCTCGTCCGAGAGGACGGCCGCGAGGGTGACGTCTTCAGCCTCATCGGACCCAAGCGCTTCGACGCCCCGTGGAAGGAGATCGAGGCTCAGGGCTTCATCTCCCCCGCCGTCTGCTACGAGGTGCGCATCGACCTGCCGGCATCCGACCGGCTCGAGTACGCGGCGTCGGCCGACGACGAGCGCTACCGCCTCGCGGCGACCGCGCACGCGAAGATTGACGTCGTCCGCGACCTCGTCGCGAAGCACGAGGGCGAGCAGATCCTCGTGATCGGCCAGTACCTCGACCAGATCGACATCCTCTCGGAGGAGCTCGGCGCACCGAAGATCACCGGCTCCACCCCTGTGGACGAGCGCGAGGAGCTGTTCGACGCCTTCCGGCACGCCCGCATCCCGGTGCTCGTCGTGTCGAAGGTCGCGAACTTCTCGATCGACCTGCCCGACGCCTCCGTCGCCATCCAGGTCTCGGGCTCGTTCGGCTCCCGACAGGAAGAGGCGCAGCGACTCGGTCGCCTCCTGCGTCCGAAGTCGAACGGTCACAAGGCGAGCTTCTACACGCTCATCGCCCGCGACACGGTCGACCAGGACTTCGCGCAGAACCGCCAGCGGTTCCTCGCCGAGCAGGGGTACAGCTACACGATCCTCGACGCCGACAACCTGCTGGCGGCCTGA